A genomic stretch from Natronomonas gomsonensis includes:
- a CDS encoding segregation/condensation protein A: MTSEDDRRESSEKSSGDERSRKRSDPRDSENRPERDSRETRTDGGAAEEIPLNIAGHDEEKRKREADGVEANGDAEATDEPEDDESVLSEFDVSDPREADDDEVEPVELLVQLADDGEIDPWDIDVVTVTDKFLDRLDEADLRTGGRALFYASVLLRMKSDAMWTDDEPEDEWDEEPWETAPPEEGGPAVDPFEQLEAEMDRRIERKRARGMPQTLDELVRDLREHERETWWKESRTYDTSESPSGFSRGTQTLDYHGADDLRMDDEPTADDVTGTAHDEHMEDIINDVYVELQGHYDQGREEVLFAEVREAGGSQVNTFLGLLFLAHRGQVRLQQDELFGDLWVQDPAAVPAEEAAPADD, translated from the coding sequence ATGACTAGCGAGGACGACCGCAGGGAGTCCTCGGAGAAATCGAGCGGCGACGAACGGAGTCGCAAGCGAAGCGACCCGCGAGATAGCGAGAATCGACCAGAGAGAGATTCTCGGGAAACGCGAACCGACGGCGGCGCGGCCGAGGAGATTCCGCTGAACATCGCGGGCCACGACGAGGAGAAGCGAAAGCGGGAGGCAGACGGCGTCGAAGCGAACGGTGACGCGGAAGCCACCGACGAACCCGAAGACGACGAATCGGTGCTCTCGGAGTTCGACGTCTCGGACCCGCGGGAAGCCGACGACGACGAGGTCGAACCCGTCGAGTTGCTCGTCCAGTTGGCCGACGACGGCGAAATCGACCCGTGGGACATCGACGTGGTGACGGTGACCGACAAGTTCCTCGACCGCCTCGACGAGGCGGATTTACGAACCGGCGGGCGGGCGCTGTTCTACGCGTCGGTGCTGTTGCGGATGAAAAGCGACGCGATGTGGACCGACGACGAACCCGAAGACGAGTGGGACGAAGAGCCCTGGGAGACGGCCCCTCCGGAGGAGGGCGGACCCGCCGTCGACCCCTTCGAGCAGTTGGAAGCCGAGATGGACCGCCGCATCGAGCGGAAGCGGGCCCGAGGGATGCCCCAAACGCTCGACGAGTTGGTGCGTGACCTCCGGGAGCACGAACGGGAGACGTGGTGGAAGGAGTCGAGAACGTACGACACCTCCGAGTCGCCGTCGGGCTTTTCGCGCGGGACTCAGACGCTGGATTACCACGGCGCTGACGACCTTCGGATGGACGACGAACCGACGGCCGACGACGTGACCGGGACGGCCCACGACGAACACATGGAGGACATCATCAACGATGTGTACGTCGAACTACAGGGCCACTACGACCAGGGACGCGAGGAGGTGCTGTTCGCGGAAGTCCGGGAGGCCGGCGGCTCCCAGGTCAACACGTTCCTCGGATTGCTGTTTCTCGCCCACCGCGGGCAGGTTCGTCTCCAGCAGGACGAACTGTTCGGCGATTTGTGGGTGCAGGACCCCGCCGCCGTTCCCGCCGAAGAGGCCGCTCCCGCCGACGACTGA